A genomic segment from Candidatus Hydrogenedentota bacterium encodes:
- a CDS encoding response regulator — translation MEIKQSFSTSEVAKYCHVTADTIRKWAEAGRITVFKTPGGHRRIRREDLVQFLRENSIPVHGDLNAAGVRILLIDPERTVAQVVKRLLERARSPFHVETAFDAFDAGRLVASFAPDVIFLDLRLGGIDPLEVIRRVKDIPEISGARIVGVAAAEDKELANRAIEHGAAATLTKPFTPDDLRRALAKVGVEVS, via the coding sequence ATGGAAATCAAACAGTCGTTCAGCACCTCTGAAGTCGCCAAATACTGTCACGTCACTGCCGACACCATTCGCAAATGGGCCGAGGCCGGCAGGATCACCGTTTTCAAGACGCCGGGCGGGCACCGGCGCATTCGCAGGGAGGACCTCGTCCAATTCCTCCGCGAGAACAGCATCCCCGTTCATGGTGACTTGAATGCCGCCGGCGTCCGGATACTTCTCATCGATCCGGAGCGGACGGTCGCGCAGGTCGTGAAGCGGCTGTTGGAACGCGCACGCTCGCCATTCCACGTTGAAACGGCGTTTGACGCCTTCGATGCCGGGCGTTTGGTGGCGTCGTTTGCGCCCGATGTCATCTTCCTGGACCTCCGGCTTGGGGGCATCGATCCGCTTGAGGTGATTCGCCGGGTCAAGGACATCCCGGAGATTTCGGGCGCGCGCATCGTTGGCGTGGCCGCGGCGGAGGACAAGGAACTTGCGAACCGTGCGATCGAGCACGGAGCGGCTGCGACGTTGACCAAGCCGTTCACGCCGGACGATCTGCGGCGGGCACTGGCGAAAGTCGGGGTGGAAGTCAGCTAA